GTTAATCAAGCTAACTAAATTTAGTCATTAGATGGCATGCGTTATCTCTGCGATATCAAGTAATAGTGGGAAAACACTTTTAAGTCTTCTTTTAATTTCTTGGTTAAAAAGTATAGATAAAACAGTTCAGACTTTTAAAGTTGGGCCTGATTATTTAGACCCTCAACAACTTACCGCGGCCTCAAGCAAAGCTTGTCGAAATCTTGATTTAATTCTCTCCGGTGAAATTTGGGTTAAAGAAAATTTTATTCATTTCGCAGGATTAACTGATTATTCGTTTGTTGAAGGGGTCATGGGGTTATTCGATGGGATTGGCAGTAGTTCAAGAGGTAGTACAGCCGAATTAGCTAAGGTTTTAAATCTGCCAGTAGTCCTTATTGTTGATGCTAGGGGGAAGGCTGCATCACTAGCAGCCTTAATAAAAGGATTTAGAGAACACGATACGGAATTAAACATTGCAGGCGTTGTTCTTAATAATGTTCAAACTGAGAGACATGAAAAAATATTATTGGAGGTTCTTGATCAAATCAATATAAAATCATTAGGTTCTATTCCTTCATGCAAAGACTTATATCTTCCCTCAAGGGATTTAGGTTTAGTTCCAGCCCATGAAATTCTAGACTTAGAACTTAAAGTTAAAAAGTGGGCATCAATAGCCAAAGATTATCTAGATATCAAAAGTTTTAGAAAGCTTTTATTACCTCCACAATATAAAAGCAAAATAATTAACTTACGGCCAAAGAAAGACTCCGTATTTATTCAACCAGTTGCTATCGCTGAAGATGATGCTTTCCATTTTAGATATCAAGAAACAAAAGAATTATTAGAAGAAAACGGTATGCCAACTATTACTTGGAAACCGATTGAAAACGAACAGATTCCAAAAGAAGCTAGAGGATTAATAATTCCTGGTGGTTTTCCTGAACGATATGCAATCGAATTAAGTAATTCAAAAAAAAGCCTGGACTCAATAAGAATGTTTTCAAAGAAATTTCCTATCTATGCGGAATGTGGCGGAATGATGCTTTTGGGTAAAAGTATATTTGATCTTGAAGGGAAAGAATATTCAATGGCCGGTATATTACCTTTTAAGGCTAAAAAAGGTAATTTAAAAATTGGTTATAGAGAGACAACAACTAAAAATAAAAGTCCTATTACTAATCCTGGCAATAAACTAATAGGACATGAGTTTCATCGCTGGGAAATAATGAATGAAAGGTATAATTCAAAAATAAATCGACTATGGGATATCAATGGATGGAATATGGAGATTAAAAATGAAGGTTTTTGTAATCATTTAATTCATGCAAGTTGGATACATCTACATTGGGCAAGTTCGCCTCTTATTCTAGATAATTGGAAAAGAAGTGTTATAAGTAATGCATAAAAAAATCTATTTTTTTTTAATAGCATTTTCTAAATTAATCGATTAATAATTTCTTTAAAAGAGCTTGATTTGTCTTGCTTGTATTATCACCAACGATCCATACACCTTTGCTCGCTCTGCTTACAGCAACGTATACAAGCCTTCTTCTAAATTCAAGATCTTTTGGCCAAAATACGTCAGAAGTTATGAACACTTCTCCAAAAGTACTTCCTTGACTCCTGTGAATTGTAAGGACAGAGGCAGGACCTAAAGATGCGAATGAATCTCTGATAAAAAAGAAAAGTTTCCAAATCGAAGCACTATTTTTTTTTCCTCTGACTCTTGCAAGATTGCTCAATTCATTCAGGGTAAGGTCTAGATCAATACGAGACTTAGAACCTATTTGAGGCATTAACCTTAAAGAAAATTCTTTTTGATCACAACTAACTTTAGCTATCTGAGTCTCAATAACAGGTAAAGGATTTTCAAAATCTTGATGTATTCCTAAAGAAGCCAAGTCAAAACTATTTGGAATCACATCTTCTACCACCATCTCTCTATTGGAACTAATCAAAATATCTGGTTCTTCTCCAAGCTCATCCTCATTTAATGACGCATTTACCATTACCGCTTTACGGCTTATTAAAACCTCCCCAGGTAAAACCTGATATTGATCTGCCATTTCACCATGAATAGCTCTTCTTGCATGAGGAACCAGATTATCAACGACACGATTCGTATAGCACAAAATTCTTGCTCTATCGTGATCATCCTCCAAGGAAGATAACCTCAATGATGATTTGGCTCTTTCAAGCCAACTTGATCTATCTAATATTCCAACATTACCTTTCTCAGAATTAACAATTGGAACTATTGGTGGCTGCTTACAAGGGATTTGCCCATCTCTAATTATTTTTGCCAATTTCAGAACAGGTCCTTGATGACGAACAACTTCCCTAAGCTCAGTGCTTACAGATCTTTTCATTAAAAAAACTGAGCTAGAAGTTTCTCCCACTGGTGGGAGTTGAGCAGGATCACCAACAAAAACCAAACGAGTCGAGTTAAACCTTCCACATTCAAGAGTTATCTCCAATAATTTGGAATCAATCATTGATGCTTCATCAATTAAAACGAGTCCTAAATTCTCCAAAGAGTTCTCGGTTTGATCTGTTCTTTCACATATTTCTACATCCGCCTGTCTTTTCAACTTAAGTCGAAGCAAGCGGTGAATGGTTGAAGGGAACCATGTGGGTTTAATAGATTCATTTTTCAACCCCTCCCTTAATACACCTACAGCTTTATGAGTTGGTGCTACTACGGTCCAACACAAACCTAACTCATCTACTTTTTTTAATAATTTCATCGATAAATATGTTTTTCCACTTCCCGCAAAGCCTTTCATTACAAAGGGGTTATAAGAATATGGGGTCTTAAGCCATTCACAGAATAATTCAAGAGATTTCTCTTGATCCTTAGTTAAAACAACACAATCTTCTATTGCTTTTACTTCTTTCACAAAGAAACTAATCCAATCATTTGCAAAATATGCAAAGGGGAACCAATGAAGAAAATACCTGGTAAAGCCACAATTGGCCCAAAGACACTTCCGACCAAAACCTCGAGTTTTGTATGCCCCAAAGATTCTTTCAAAGTAGTTTCTGAAGACAATTCGTTGGAATTTTCTTTTGAAATTTGATTAACTTTTGCTGCTGTTAAGCCTGCAGATCTTCTTATTCCCGAAGCGTCATACATCACGATAAAAGCAATTGTTGAAGCCAAAGCGAATACTGGGTCATCAAAACCAAGCTGAAGTCCAACTCCTGCAGCGGTTCCTGTTACTAGAGCAGAATGACTTGAAGGCATACCACCTGTTTCTATGAGTACTGACGGCCTCCACCTTTGCTTAAAAATTAATTCAAATAATAATTTAGAAAATTGAGCAAGGCCACATGCGGCTAATCCCCAGGCCAATACGGCATTATCAAGAATAAAAACAAATTGAAATTCTCCACCTGAATTAATATTCATCTATCTCTGCTTGTTATGTAATCAGCCAATGCAAGAAGAGGTTTTGATTTTTCAAGCCAAGGATCAAGAGCATTTTTTGCTTTGGCGACTAAAAGATCTGCTCTCTTCCTTGATTCATCAAGACCGAGTAATTTCGGGTAAGTAGTCTTATCAGCAATTAAATCCTTTCCTGCTGTTTTACCTAATACTTCACTACTTGCTGTTACATCAAGAATGTCATCAATTATTTGAAATGCCAAGCCAATCCCCTTCGCATAGACACTTAATGCTTCAAGAAGCTTTTCATCAGCACCGCCAATCAATGCTCCGCAAGTGACACATGCCTTGAGCAGAGCTCCTGTTTTGTGGAGATGAATGTACTCTAAGGTTTCCAAATCCACTTCTTTCCCTTCACAATCGAGATCAACTACTTGTCCTCCCACCAGCCCAGGAGCCCCTGCCACTAAAGAAAGCTCACCTACTATTTTCAATAGTCTCTCTGGTGGTATTCCCTCTGTACGGATTGATACCATCTCAAAAGCCCTGGTCAATAGAGCATCTCCAGCAAGTATTGCTACCGCATCTCCATAAACTTTGTGATTGGTAGGACGCCCGCGACGAAGATCGTCATTATCCATTGAAGGCAGATCGTCATGGATAAGGGACATTGTATGTATCATTTCCAGAGCAACTGCTGTAGGCAGTGCTTTTTCAACTTCGCCTCCAGCAAGTTCGCAAGCGGCAAGACAAAGTATTGGTCTTAATCTCTTGCCTCCAGCCAAAAGAGAGTAACGCATAGATTCTCTTAATTTTTCTGGCTTTTCAGGGCCTAGAGACGCATCTAGCGCATCTTCAACGCGAGCTCTAGATTTCTCTAGATACTCGGCGAAGTCAAAAGAAGCGGTTGCTTCCTGCATGCAAAAAATCGATTCTTCCCAATTCTCTCAGGACATTGTGATTCATGGAAGTAAATGACTAATAGTTAAAGGTAATCCACAATGTTTCTGCCACCTATCAACCGTATTTGCCAATAGCATTGTTACTGTCATAGGGCCTACACCGCCAGGTACAGGAGAATAAGCAGCTAATTTATCTTCAATTTCAAATATCTTTACATCTCCACAAAGTTTAGTCTTTTTAATCTCTTTCATATTTTCATGATCAGGTGGAAGTCTATGTATACCTACATCAATAACAACACAATCCTTGCTGACATGGTTTTTCCCAATCAGATGAGGCTTGCCAGCTGCTACTACAAGTAAATCGGCCTCCCTAGTCAAAGAAGGTAAATCTTTAGTTCTTGAATGAGCCACAGTGACAGTGGCATTTGCAGCTTCAAGCATTAAAGCCATTGGCTTACCAACAAGGATGCTACGACCAACAACTACTGCTCTTTTACCTTCAATTTTTATTTGATTTCGCTTAAGCAGAGACATAACACCCGCAGGTGTACATGATCTTGGGCCTTTTTCTCCCTTAATTAATCTTCCTAGGTTCAAAGGATGTAGACCATCAGCATCCTTATCAGGATCAATACTCCTAAGCAAGATAGACTCATCAAGGTGCGCAGGTAACGGAAGTTGCAATAAAATTCCATCAACATTCCTATCTTGATTCAAGCTTTCAATAGTTTCTGTAAGTTCCTCCAATGAAATATCTTCTTTTAAATGCTTTGCAAAACTTCTAACACCTATTCGATCGCATGCTTTTTCCTTGTAATTGACATAAACTCCACTTGCAGGATCATTACCAACCCTAAGGACAGCAAGGCCAGGAGGACGTTCCGCAACTTCCAACCCAGATTCGATAGCCTGTTGAAGTATGAGTTCAATCTCCTGAGCAAGTTTTTTTCCATCTAAAATTTTGGGCATAAATAAAATGAATGAAGTTTTAATTAATCAACGCATTAAACCTAGCGTTAGGTGAGAAATTCTTTGGCTAAACTACCCAGTCCAAAAAAAATTTGGAGGATATGGTTAGGGAGTCAATCTCCCAGGCGTCCAATACTTCTTTGGTCACCAACTGATAAGTTAGTTCTACTAATGGTCTGCCTATTAGTAGCAATATTTTCAAGTTATAAGTTACTTGCTGTTCCCGATCTCAAACCAGGAGATATTGCTCAATCCAATGAAATAGCTCCCAGAGATGCAAAGGTAATAGACTCAAAAGATTTAAAAGAAAAAAGACAAAGATTAAAAGAACGTTTTATACAAGTGATAGATAAAAATCAATCAAATAATTTAGAAAAGAGTGTTTTTCAGAAAATCAAAAAACTTCGTACTTTAAAAGATCGTAATCTAGAAGTAGATTTAAATAAAATCAATCCAACAGATTCAGAGAAAATCTGGCTAGATAATGTCTCAGAGAGTGAATGGGAGGAATGGAAAGAAGAGATAAAAAATGCTTCAAAAAAAATGCTTTCTCAAGGAATTATTAATACACTCGCATATGATCAACTTAATCAAGCTTCTTCTCTTCAGTTAATCGATCTAGGTGAAAAAGATTCTCCAAACAGATCATTAGGTTCAAAAATATTATCAAGTAGTTTTTATCAAAAAAGTAATTTAAAAGTTGATGAATTAAAAACAAATATATTACTTGAAAATCTAATTAATAAAGATGGTATAAATACTATAAAAGTAAAAAAAGGCAATATTATATCTATTAAAGGAGAGCCAATAAGCTCACAAGAATTTGATATTCTAGAACATTTTAATAAAGTAAGTAGAAGTCCTAGGCCCTTAAAGTGGTTAATTACTTTCTCAGAATCTATGGGAAGTTGTGGATTACTTCTTATGATTATGAGAAGAGAAAAGCCAAGACTTAAGGCTAGGCATGGATTACTATCTTTAACTTTATTATTCGTAGTTCAATTAACAAAAAACTGGCTTGGGCCGCTAGCAAGTCCTATGCAGTTAATATTACCTCCTACACTACTTCTTTCTCAAGGAATAGGTACGACTACATCATTAGCATGGATGGCGGCTGCTAGTTTGACATGGCCATCATCTCCTAATGAATTAAGTGAAGTTAGACTAATAATTGCTTGTATAGCTGGTGCCTTTATTGCATTTTTAGGTAGAAGAATGAGAAGCCGAGCACAAGTTCTTCAAATAGCGGTATTTATACCTTTTGGCGCATTGTTAGGGCAATGGTTTGTTTTTAATCAAGTAATTAAATCGAAAAACTTAAATTTTAATAGTCTATCTTTTGACCCTAATTCTCTTTTTAATGAGACACTTATTATCAGTGCAATACTAATGGTAACAATATTAATTATTCCAATATTAGAAAATACATTTGGATTGCTTACTAGAGCACGATTAATGGAACTTGCTGATCAAGAACGTCCTTTACTTCGTCGTTTATCTAGAGAAGCACCAGGCACATTTGAACATACTTTAACAATCTTAAGTCTTGCAGAGGAAGGCGCAAGAGTCATTGGAGCTGATGTTGATTTAATAAGAACTGGAGCTCTTTACCATGATGTAGGTAAATTACACGCTCCTAATTGGTTTATTGAAAATCAAAAAGATGGAGTAAACCCACATGAAGAAATAAAAAACCCCTATAAAAGTGCAGATATTCTTCAAGCCCATGTAGACGAAGGATTGAAGCTTGCCAGGAGATATCGACTTCCATCACCTATTGCTGATTTCATCCCAGAACATCAAGGTACTTTAAAAATGGGATATTTTCTTCATAAAGCTAGAGAGAGTGATCCTTCTGCCTCTGAAAAACGTTTCAGATATAGAGGGCCTATTCCTCATTCAAAAGAAACAGGAATACTTATGCTTGCAGATGGGTGTGAAGCAGCATTAAGAGCTCTTGACGCCTCTTCCTCAGACAAAGATGCATGCAAAACAGTTAGAAAAATAATTCAATCTCGTCAGATTGATGGTCAATTAAAAGAAAGTAGTTTAACGAGAGCAGAAATAGAAATAATACTTCGAGCTTTTGTCTCAGTGTGGAGAAGAATGCGTCACAGAAGATTAAAATATCCAAGCTTTAATTCAAGGTAACAACTTCAAGATCTATTGAAATATCAAATACAAGTTAAAGCCTTATTCTTCTATGACCTCTTCTGCACCAATAGAGTAAAGCTAATAAATTAAGCAAAGCTATTAACAAAGTTAAACCACTTATCCCAAAGAAATCATTTACTTTAATTAATCTGATTATTCCATAAGGCAAGGTTCCTGAAAGAGTCATTGATAAAGCAACTATTGATAAAATCACACCCCATCCTCTTTGAGCAAATAGACCTGCTGAAGCTACAATTCCAGTTATTGCAGCTGGCCAAGCAAGACTAATAGCAAGAGTAATATTGGCAGTTTGAAGAGGAGGACCTGATCCAACTACATAAGCAATAAAAGGAATTGCAAGTGTATTTGAGATCAAACCAAACCAAGTAAGAGTCCAGTATCCGCGCATTCCTAAACCCATTTTAAAAATTTTTTCTCTTAAATAAAATCATAAGAGTCGCATTAACAATTTATTTATGCATGAGATAGTTGCAAACAATTGGATGGGTAACAAACAGTCCTCCAAGTTCCATTTCCTGCAAGCACCTGCACACCAATACCTTTATCTTTGATTTTGCAACTCAAGCCCTGACCATTGCACCACACTTTTGCAGCCTTGAGTGCTGCATCAATACTTTCATAAGGAGCATCTAGAACATGGTGAGGCGCTCCATCAAGCCCTACAAGTCGATACAAATTTCTTTTAAAAACCATTTATGTGCACATATCAAATCGTCACAATACATATTAATCTTTAATTAATAGATTATCAGTATTTATCTGGAAAAAATTTACGGAACCTTTAAAAATTTTAATGATAATTTTTTAAAAAGCTAAGTTATTAAACCCCTTTTTTATCTATCTGAGCCAAATCATGTTGTGGATGAATTGATTTCCTTCCCTGAGCAGCAACTAACCTATTAAGCGCATTTATGTATGCTTGCGCTGCCGCAACAACAACATCAGTATCAGCAGAATGACCAGAGAAGAGGTTCCCATCCCTTCTTATTCGAATAGTAACTTCTCCTAAAGCATCTATTCCTTCAGTAACTGACTTTACTGAGAATTCAATCAACTCATTAGGTTCTTCAGTTAAAGAATTCAAAGCACGGACGACTGCATCAACAGGACCTGTTCCGAGAGAGACAGCGGTTTTTTCCTCTCCCTCTTCTCCAATAACAGTTACGGTTGCAGTAGGCCTTAGGGAAGTACCACAACTAACTTGAACCAATTTCAACTGGAACAAAGCTTCTGGTAGCTGAACTTGTTCACTAACAATTGCCTCTAGATCACGATCTGTTATCTCTCTTTTCCTATCTGCTAAGTCTTTAAATCTAGCGAAAGCATCATTGAGATCTTCTCTATTCAAATCATATCCAAGGTCCTCTAATCTAGCTCGAACAGCACTCCTACCACTTAATTTTCCTAAAGAAATTTTATTATCGGACAACCCAACTGTTTTTGCATCGATAATTTCATACGTAAGCCTATTTTTCAAAACACCATCTTGATGTATGCCTGATTCATGCGCAAAAGCGTTTGCTCCAACAATTGCTTTATTCGGTTGTACTACCATCCCAGTCAAATTAGAGACCAAACGAGAGGACTTAGTTATTTCCTCTGTTCTAACTGCTGTTAAAGGAGTAGGAGATTCAGGAGGCCTGCCAAAAAATGGATTAAAATATGATCTTCTTACATGAAGAGCCATAATCAATTCTTCTAAAGCAGCATTACCTGCTCTCTCTCCTATCCCGTTAATAGTACATTCAAGCTGTCTAGCTCCACTCTTAACAGCCTCAAGGAAGTTGGCGACTGCAAGACCTAAGTCATTGTGACCATGAACGGAAAGAACCGCTTCATTTATATTTGGAACATTTTTATTGATATTTAATATTAAATCTCCAAATTCAGAAGGGGTTGTATAACCAACTGTATCTGGAATATTTATAGTATTTGCACCTGAAGATATAGCTAATTCAATCACTTCATAAAGAAAATCTAAATCACTTCTTGCAGCATCTTCACAGGAAAATTCAACATCTTCTACAAAACTTTTAGCATATCCAACCATATCAGGCACAATATCAAGAACTTCTTTTCTGGATTTCCTTAATTTATGTTCAAGATGAATGTCGCTGGTTGCAATGAAAGTATGAATTCTTTTTCTTGGGGCTGGAGCAATTGCATCAGCACAAGCTTTTATATCAGGTTTTGAGGCTCTAGATAGTCCACAAATAATAGGACCTTCTTCTCCCCCTACATTTTCAGCAATTTTCTGAACTGCAGCAAAATCACCAGGGCTAGCGAAAGGGAATCCTGCCTCGATAACATCAACTCCTAATCTTGCTAATTGTTGAGCGATAGCTAACTTTTCTTCTAAATTAAGACTCGCACCAGGGGATTGCTCTCCATCCCTTAAAGTCGTATCGAAGATTAAAACTCGGCCGGGATCCTTGGCCATAGCATGAAATATATAAAGATAATTAGACCTTTCAAGATCTATAAGAATTGTTTTAATTGTAGTCTACATATCTCATATTTCTACAAATACTATTAATTTTCTAATTATTTAGTTGATATTCTTATATTTTTTATTTATGGAATAGCAAAAGATAGAGATTGAATATCACATTTTAATTAAACTAAATAACAAATAAAAAATTATTTTTGAGTATCTTATTTTACTGATTTTAGATTATAACTTAAAGTTCATCTTTTTTTGTACGGCTAAAGAGTATAAGTATCCATGGATCCAATCCAACAATCTGGGAGTTTTAATGACTAAAGGCAATCTCGCCATAGTCCTGCATGCCCACCTACCTTACGTGCGATCAGAGGAACCTGGCTCCTTAGAGGAAGACTGGTTCTTTCAAGCTCTAGTGGAATGTTATTTGCCACTTTTAGAAACCTTAGAGAATGCCGCCAGAGCAAAAGATCAAGCACCTAAAATCACAATTGGTTTATCGCCTACTTTGCTTTCCCTTTTTGAAGATCATTTATTAAAAAATCGATTTGAAAAATGGGTAACCATAAGATTAGAAGTTCTTAATACCCTAGAAAAAGACTGCCTAAAAGCAGTTCTTCATTTAAAAGAGCACTTAAAACGCCAGCTAAATAGCTGGAAGAACTGTCAAGGTGATCTGATAGGAAGATTTAAGAAATTACAAACATTAGATGTTATTGATATTCTCACTTGTGCAGCCACACATGGATATCTTCCGCTTTTAAGAGAAAATCCTGAGGCCGTTAGGGCTCAATTAAAAACAGCCGTAACAGAACATGAGCGCCTTTTTATGAGTGCTCCATTGGGGATTTGGTTGCCTGAATGTGCCTATTACGAAGGCTTAGATGAATTAATGGCTGAATCAGGACTAAGATATGCTGTTCTTGATGGTCATGGATTGTTGAATGCAGATCCTAGGCCAAGATATGGTCTATATGCCCCCATTTGCACAAGAAGAGGAGTTGCTTTCTTTGGAAGAGATAGTGAATCAACTCTTCCAGTTTGGTCAGCAATAGATGGGTATCCAGGCAAGCCAAACTATAGAGAATTTCATAGGGACTTGGGATGGGATTTATCAATAGAGAGTCTAAAAAAGATAGGAATCAAGGAGAAACGTCCATTAGGGATAAAATTATTTAAGATTTCATCTAAAAATACATCTTTAGAAAATAAAAAAGAATATGACCCGCAATTAGCAAAAGAAAGTGTTGAAAAAGATGCAGAAAATTATTTAAAGGATAGAAAGAAACAACTTATAAAACTTGAGAAATCAATGCAAATAGATCCGTTATTAATCGCACCTTTTGATGCAGAACTTTTTGGTCATTGGTGGTTTGAAGGTCCGCAATTCCTCTCCCATTTATTTATCAAGTCAAAAGAAGAGGGTATTAAATTTATTACTTTAAAAGAGGCTCTTCAAGTAACACCCAAAATCCAATTATGCAATCCTTCTCCATCAAGTTGGGGACAAGGTGGTTTTCATAATTATTGGTTAAACAAGACAAATGCATGGATTGTTCATGAATGGAGTAAAGCCGGGGGAGAGATGGTAAGTATTTGTTCTGAAAGTTTAATAGAAGAGTCAAATATTAAAATCATTAAACAAGCGGGAAGAGAGCTTTTACTATGTCAATCTTCAGATTGGAGTTTCATTCTCAAGGCAGGAACCACTACTGGACTTGCAAGAGAAAGAATAAATTTGCATTTAAGTAGATTCTGGATGTTAATAAATGCAATAAAAAACAATGAAATTATAGATAACAAAATTTTAGAAGGAATAGAAAAAGAGGATTGTATATTTCCTTTAGTTTCGCCTATGGATTGGAAAAAGAAAACCTAAGTTTTTTCAATTTTTTTTATTAGCAAGCCAATCATTCCTAATCTAACTTTAGATGGGGCAATATAAAACAATCTGAGCATAACAATAAATAATCTTGGCAAAGGAAGAGTATTAGTTAGATATCCGTACCAATCTTTCTTGGGTAATTTAAAAAAAGTATCAAAAAAGGATCTTAATAAACATTCATCAAAGCTCATTAGTCTTTGAAGACCAAACTGATAAAGACGATGTCTTTGAACCAATTCAGATGTCCATAAGGTTTTCCATCCTCTTCGGGCTATATAAGATGTTGGCATAAGAGGATCTTTTTTTATAACTTTCGCTAACTCCCTTGCTAATGAGGGTGCTCTCCTTAAAAGGGATCCAACAAGATATCCTGAAGCAGGATGAACCATGCTTGCAGAGCCCCCAAAGGCCAAAAGAGGTTGATCTCTATAAGGCAATGGCAAGTTCATGGGGAAAAGACAATGCTCTTCATGGATAATTTCCTCAATTTGAATGCCTTTATTGGATAGTCGTGAATTCAACCTTGCTTTTAATGATTCAAATGAAACTGGAGGCGCACATGCTAAAGAGGTTTCTTCTACAAAATAACTCCCATCTCCCAAGTCCATAGCATAAAGGAAAGAAGGTGGCTCTTCCAATTCGTTGGCATTTAAATGGTCTGATCTAAAATCCATCAATACGAAACGATTCTTCTCAACGGGGGGCGCACTAAATTTTCCAACTACTCCATACGCCGCCTGCTTAGCTATGTGATCATGTTTAGGTCTTTTAATAAAAGGAGTTTTGTAACCACTGGCATCAATAACGATCCTAGCGAAATATTTTTCCCCTGAAGAACAAATAACAACGGTTTCTTTTTCACCAAAATCAATATTTTTGACAGTTTCTACTTGCCAAGAAAGTCCATTGCATCTCTTAAGAAGAGCCTCCTGAAAATTAATAGAATTGAAAAGGCCATAGTCAAGAGAATGATTTGTAAAATTATTACCCTTTTTACTTAATCCATCTCCAAAAAAACTAACAGTATCTTTCCATCTATATTTCAATAATTCCTGCATATTTAAAGACTCAAGTTCAGATGCCCAAATCCCATAAGTATTTGGCCAAGGTTCTAAAGGAGACTTAGAAGCTATTGCCTGAACATTCAGTCCTTGTTGAACCAGCTCAGCAGTGATGCAAAGAGCAGCTGGTCCTGCTCCCATAACTAATACATCAGCAGAGTTATTCAATTTCAATTTTTTGAAGTTTGATCAGTA
This is a stretch of genomic DNA from Prochlorococcus marinus str. MIT 0912. It encodes these proteins:
- a CDS encoding 2-isopropylmalate synthase; translation: MAKDPGRVLIFDTTLRDGEQSPGASLNLEEKLAIAQQLARLGVDVIEAGFPFASPGDFAAVQKIAENVGGEEGPIICGLSRASKPDIKACADAIAPAPRKRIHTFIATSDIHLEHKLRKSRKEVLDIVPDMVGYAKSFVEDVEFSCEDAARSDLDFLYEVIELAISSGANTINIPDTVGYTTPSEFGDLILNINKNVPNINEAVLSVHGHNDLGLAVANFLEAVKSGARQLECTINGIGERAGNAALEELIMALHVRRSYFNPFFGRPPESPTPLTAVRTEEITKSSRLVSNLTGMVVQPNKAIVGANAFAHESGIHQDGVLKNRLTYEIIDAKTVGLSDNKISLGKLSGRSAVRARLEDLGYDLNREDLNDAFARFKDLADRKREITDRDLEAIVSEQVQLPEALFQLKLVQVSCGTSLRPTATVTVIGEEGEEKTAVSLGTGPVDAVVRALNSLTEEPNELIEFSVKSVTEGIDALGEVTIRIRRDGNLFSGHSADTDVVVAAAQAYINALNRLVAAQGRKSIHPQHDLAQIDKKGV
- a CDS encoding glycoside hydrolase family 57 protein, with protein sequence MTKGNLAIVLHAHLPYVRSEEPGSLEEDWFFQALVECYLPLLETLENAARAKDQAPKITIGLSPTLLSLFEDHLLKNRFEKWVTIRLEVLNTLEKDCLKAVLHLKEHLKRQLNSWKNCQGDLIGRFKKLQTLDVIDILTCAATHGYLPLLRENPEAVRAQLKTAVTEHERLFMSAPLGIWLPECAYYEGLDELMAESGLRYAVLDGHGLLNADPRPRYGLYAPICTRRGVAFFGRDSESTLPVWSAIDGYPGKPNYREFHRDLGWDLSIESLKKIGIKEKRPLGIKLFKISSKNTSLENKKEYDPQLAKESVEKDAENYLKDRKKQLIKLEKSMQIDPLLIAPFDAELFGHWWFEGPQFLSHLFIKSKEEGIKFITLKEALQVTPKIQLCNPSPSSWGQGGFHNYWLNKTNAWIVHEWSKAGGEMVSICSESLIEESNIKIIKQAGRELLLCQSSDWSFILKAGTTTGLARERINLHLSRFWMLINAIKNNEIIDNKILEGIEKEDCIFPLVSPMDWKKKT
- the crtL gene encoding lycopene beta cyclase — its product is MKLNNSADVLVMGAGPAALCITAELVQQGLNVQAIASKSPLEPWPNTYGIWASELESLNMQELLKYRWKDTVSFFGDGLSKKGNNFTNHSLDYGLFNSINFQEALLKRCNGLSWQVETVKNIDFGEKETVVICSSGEKYFARIVIDASGYKTPFIKRPKHDHIAKQAAYGVVGKFSAPPVEKNRFVLMDFRSDHLNANELEEPPSFLYAMDLGDGSYFVEETSLACAPPVSFESLKARLNSRLSNKGIQIEEIIHEEHCLFPMNLPLPYRDQPLLAFGGSASMVHPASGYLVGSLLRRAPSLARELAKVIKKDPLMPTSYIARRGWKTLWTSELVQRHRLYQFGLQRLMSFDECLLRSFFDTFFKLPKKDWYGYLTNTLPLPRLFIVMLRLFYIAPSKVRLGMIGLLIKKIEKT